In Methanocalculus natronophilus, a genomic segment contains:
- a CDS encoding PucR family transcriptional regulator ligand-binding domain-containing protein: MALTIKKLTEFERLKGFRMVAGSINSNNEVHNINTIDNPDSYEWFTAGDFLLTTGYIYKDYALLQKNLIKELAQMNISGLGIKIKRYWD, encoded by the coding sequence ATGGCTCTAACCATTAAAAAACTGACTGAATTTGAACGATTGAAAGGATTTCGCATGGTTGCGGGGTCTATTAACTCAAATAACGAAGTCCATAACATTAATACGATAGATAATCCTGATTCTTATGAATGGTTCACCGCAGGAGATTTTTTATTAACGACAGGCTATATTTATAAAGACTATGCTTTACTCCAAAAAAACTTGATTAAAGAATTGGCGCAAATGAATATTTCAGGCTTAGGGATAAAGATTAAACGCTATTGGGATGA